CAGTCGAATGTCGACGCGATGCTGCACCGGATCGACATTATGATGGCGCGGTTCCCTTGGACCCAGATGGCCCTGTTCAGCGAACTGGCGCCTCATGGTCCGCTCGACCGGTTTGCACAGCCCTTTCCCAATGACGACCTGTCGCGCTTTCAGGATGCCGCTCGGCGTTATGGGATCTGGCTGATCCCCGGTTCGATGTTCGAAAAGCACGAAGATGGACGGATTTTCAACACCTCGGTGGTGATCAACCCCGAAGGTGAGATCGTCTCAAAATACTCCAAGATGTTCCCGTTCAAACCTTATGAACAGAACATCGCATCGGGTACCGAATTCTGCATCTTTGATGTGCCGGATGTGGGCCGGTTTGGCCTGTCGATCTGCTACGATATCTGGTTCCCCGAAACCACCCGCCACCTGACTAGCCAAGGGGTCGAGGTTCTGCTGCACCCGGTTCTGACCGGCACAACCGACCGCGAGGCCGAGCTGTCGATCGCCAAGGCGACCGCTGCGCAGTTCCAATGCTATGTGTTTGACGTGAACGGGCTGGCCGCCGGGGGCGTGGGCCGCTCGCTGGTCGTCGACCCATCGGCCACCGTGCTGCACCAATCCGCAGGGCAAGAGGATATTTTCCCGATTGAGATCGATCTTGATCAGGTTCGCCGCCAACGCGAGGTCGGACTGAAAGGTCTGGGGCAGGTTCTCAAAAGCTTCCGCGACCGCGAGGCGGAGTTCCCGGTCTATGACCGGACTAGCGGGGCGGATGCCTATCTGCACACGCTCGGCCCGCTGCGCATTCCGCAGAAAGGCGACGTTGCGGGCGTCGCTGCATCCGACCCCAGAACGGCGCTGGGATATACTGAAGACGCCGCGACCAAGCCCGACAATCTGTATCTCTATAAAGGGCGCTCTGGCACAGACTGATACCGGCCCAGCTTTTCGGTATCGGCAGAAAGGAAAAATTTCATGCACGGCATTTCCGATAGCGAAAAGCTCCACACCATCTCGGACTACTACAGCGCCTCGCAATTGAGGGCAGACCGGTGGAGCGCGCTGCGGGAAACGGCCGAGTCCCTGGATCAGGGCGGTAACGAAAAAGATCGGGACCGGGCACGGCAGTTGCTGCAGGCGCTGGCCCCGATCGAGGTGTATTTCGCTTTTCCGGGCGGATCGGCGTTCGACTATCTGCGTCGTTTGCTGGACCATGGGAACTTTGGCGATTTCTCAACCGCCGTGCGCCGGGTGTCGCGGGCGCTGACCTCAGGGGCCTATCGTCGCCGCTCGATCCCGCTGATCGCGGATGAGACCGAGGTTGATGAGTTCGAGGACGAGTCCACCCAAAGCCATGAAGCCCGCGCGCTGGGCCGCCCATATTTCGAGGTGATGATCGTTGACAAGGTCAACGAACATCAGGAACGGTTCCTGCAAACCAGCCTGCAACGGATGCGCCGCAGCGAAGATCCGTTTATTTATGAAACCGTTGTCGTTCCCAGTGTCGAGGATGCGCTGATCGGGGTTCTGTTCAACCAGAATGTACAGGCGGTCATTGTTCGCCCGGGCCTTAGCCTGAAGTCCAAGAACGAAACCAATGTTTTGGGCCGCTATATCAGCCTCTATGGCGAGGGCGCCGATCTTGATGCGCTGTCCCCCTCGGAATACGGCCCTGAAACCTGCCGCAGGATCGGCATGCTGCGCCCCGAGCTGGACGCTTATCTAATCACCGACCGTTCGGCGGAAGATATTGCCGGTCTCGATCTGGGCCTGTGCCGGCGGGTCTTCTACAATCAGGAAGACTTTCTGGAATTGCACCTGAACATCCTGCGCGGGGTGCAGCGGCGCTATAAGACACCGTTCTTCACGGCGCTCAAGGAATACTCAAAACAGCCCACGGGCGTGTTCCACGCGATGCCGATCAGCCGGGGTAAATCGATTAGTCGCAGCCACTGGATTCAGGACATGGGGGCGTTCTACGGATCAAATATCTTCATGGCGGAAACTTCGGCCACGTCTGGCGGGCTGGATTCGCTGCTGGAGCCGAAGGGCCCGATAAAAGAGGCGCAAGAGGCTGCCGCACGCGCATTCGGCTCTAAACAGACGTTTTTTGCGACTAACGGCACCTCGACCTGCAACAAAATCGTTGTGCAAGCACTGGTACGGCCCGGAGATATCGTGCTGATCGACCGCGATTGCCACAAATCGCACCACTACGGCATGGTGCTGGCGGGGGCGAGCGTCGTCTATATGGACAGCTATCCGCTGCACGATTACTCGATGTATGGCGCGGTGCCAATCCGAGAGATCAAGCACAAACTGTTGGCCCTACGCGCTGCTGGGAAGCTTGATCGTGTGCGGATGGTGCTGCTGACCAACTGTACATTCGATGGCATCGTCTACAATGTGCAGCGGGTGATGCAGGAATGTCTCGCGATCAAGAAAGACCTGGTTTTCCTGTGGGATGAGGCGTGGTTCGCCTATGCAAGGTTTGCGCCCAATTCTCGTGTGCGCACGGCAATGCGGTCGGCCAATATCCTGCGCGAACAGTTCCGTTCGACGGAACATGCCGAGGCCTACGAGGCCCAACAGGCGGCTCTCGAAGGTGCAGATGACGAAACATTGCTAAACGCCCGCCTGATCGCGCCGCCTGACGCGCGGGTCCGGGTCTATGCGACGCAATCAACCCACAAGACGCTGACCTCATTGCGGCAGGGTTCGATGATCCATGTCAACGACCAGCAGTTCAAAGGCGCGGTGGAAGAGGCCTTTCACGAGGCCTATATGACCCACACCTCGACCTCGCCCAACTATCAGATCATCGCCTCGCTGGATGTGGGCCGCAGGCAGGTCGAGATCGAAGGGTACGAGTTCGTCCAGCGGCAGGTCGAAAGCGCGATGGCAATCCGCCGGGCCGTGACGACCCATCCGCTGCTCAGAAAGTATTTCAAGCTGGTCACGGCGGGCGACATGATCCCCGAGCAATATCGCGAAAGCGGCATGACCAGCTATTTCGATCCCGATCAGGGATGGGCCGATGTTTGGGATTGCTGGGCCAAGGACGAGTTTGTTCTGGATGCCACCCGCATCACGCTGCATGTGGGCGCCACGGGCTGGGACGGCGATACGTTCAAGACCAAGATCCTGATGGATAAATACGGCATCCAGATCAACAAGACCTCGCGCAATACCGTGTTGTTCATGACCAATATCGGCACCACACGCAGCTCGGTCGCTTATCTGATCGAGGTTCTGGTCGAGATCGCCAAGGAGTTAGACGATCTGATGGACGATGCCTCGAAGATGGAAAAACGGGCCTTTGAAAAGCGCGTCAGCAACCTGAGCGAACACGTCCCACCTCTGCCTGATTTTAGTCGGTTCCACGATGCGTTCCGCTGTGAAGCAGGTACCGAAGCCGGTGACATCCGTACGGCGTTTTTTCTGTCCTATGACGAAGACAATTGCGACTACGTCGAGCCCGACAAGGAGATGTTGGAACGGCTCGAAGCCGGGGAAGAGATGGTCTCGGCCACCTTCGTGATTCCCTATCCGCCGGGTTTTCCCATTTTGGTACCGGGGCAGGTGATCAGCCCTGAAATTCTCAAATTCATGCAGGAACTGGACGTGTCAGAGATCCACGGATTCCGTGCCGATCTGGGCCTGCGCATTTTTACCGAAGACGCTTTGAAATCAGTAAAGAACCCCTAAGGGGTCAGGGAGGACAACAATCATGCCAAAGAAGGTGCTGAAAAACATCTCGGAAATCCGCCGGTATTTCCATACCAACAAGGACCCGATCTATTTCGTATCGGCAACCAATTTCAACCTGTTGGGGCTGGATGAATGGGTGATGAACTTCACCTATATCTGCTACATGGATTGCTTTGACGGGCGACATCCGAACGTGTTTGTGCCTTCGGAAATGCCGCATGATGAGTTTCAGTCCATCGAAGACATCAACAATTATCTGCTGCAGCACAAAGAGGTCATCGACCTGGTCAAGCGGCGCGGTGGCAAGCCCAAGTTTGTCTTCCTGATGTTCGACGAGACGACTGAGAAGCTGGTCAAGGAGCTGGGCGGTCAGCTGTGGTTCCCCAAAGCCAAGCTGCGCACCAAATGTGACAACAAGATCGAAACTGTCCGTATCGGCAATAAGGCGGGTGTGCCTTCGGTGCCCAACACGCTGAGCGTTGTCAAAAGCTATGATCACCTGAAAAAGATCTGCGAAAAGGCCGGATTGGGGAATGATCTGGTGCTACAATCCGCCTTCGGCGACAGTGGCCATACGACGTTTTTCATCAAGTCCGAGGCCGATTTCAACAAGCACAAAGACGAGATCATCGGCGAAGGCGAGATCAAGATCATGAAGCGGATCGACTGTCGCGGGGCGGCGATCGAGGCCTGTGCGACCTCGGAGGGTACCATCGTTGGCCCGCTGATGACTGAGCTTGTGGGCTTCAAGGAACTTACCCCCTATCGCGGCGGCTGGTGCGGGAATGAGATTTTCTCAACCGCCTTTCCACCGAAAGCACGTGAACAGGCGCGGCAATTGACCTTCCAATTCGGGGAAGAGCTGCGCAAATCAGGCTATCGCGGCTATTTCGAACTCGACTTCCTGATCGATAAGAAAACCGACGAACTGTGGTTGGGCGAATTGAACCCCCGTATCACTGGCGCCAGCTCGATGACCAACCACGCGGCCTTTGCGCACGCTGATGCGCCACTGTTTCTGTTCCATCTACTTGAGTTTTCAAAGAAGCCCTTCGAGCTGGATGTCGAGGAACTGAATGCCCGCTGGGCGGATCCGGACAT
The Ruegeria sp. SCSIO 43209 genome window above contains:
- a CDS encoding carbon-nitrogen hydrolase family protein, whose translation is MTPFAITGIQMHVGALQSNVDAMLHRIDIMMARFPWTQMALFSELAPHGPLDRFAQPFPNDDLSRFQDAARRYGIWLIPGSMFEKHEDGRIFNTSVVINPEGEIVSKYSKMFPFKPYEQNIASGTEFCIFDVPDVGRFGLSICYDIWFPETTRHLTSQGVEVLLHPVLTGTTDREAELSIAKATAAQFQCYVFDVNGLAAGGVGRSLVVDPSATVLHQSAGQEDIFPIEIDLDQVRRQREVGLKGLGQVLKSFRDREAEFPVYDRTSGADAYLHTLGPLRIPQKGDVAGVAASDPRTALGYTEDAATKPDNLYLYKGRSGTD
- a CDS encoding aminotransferase class I/II-fold pyridoxal phosphate-dependent enzyme → MHGISDSEKLHTISDYYSASQLRADRWSALRETAESLDQGGNEKDRDRARQLLQALAPIEVYFAFPGGSAFDYLRRLLDHGNFGDFSTAVRRVSRALTSGAYRRRSIPLIADETEVDEFEDESTQSHEARALGRPYFEVMIVDKVNEHQERFLQTSLQRMRRSEDPFIYETVVVPSVEDALIGVLFNQNVQAVIVRPGLSLKSKNETNVLGRYISLYGEGADLDALSPSEYGPETCRRIGMLRPELDAYLITDRSAEDIAGLDLGLCRRVFYNQEDFLELHLNILRGVQRRYKTPFFTALKEYSKQPTGVFHAMPISRGKSISRSHWIQDMGAFYGSNIFMAETSATSGGLDSLLEPKGPIKEAQEAAARAFGSKQTFFATNGTSTCNKIVVQALVRPGDIVLIDRDCHKSHHYGMVLAGASVVYMDSYPLHDYSMYGAVPIREIKHKLLALRAAGKLDRVRMVLLTNCTFDGIVYNVQRVMQECLAIKKDLVFLWDEAWFAYARFAPNSRVRTAMRSANILREQFRSTEHAEAYEAQQAALEGADDETLLNARLIAPPDARVRVYATQSTHKTLTSLRQGSMIHVNDQQFKGAVEEAFHEAYMTHTSTSPNYQIIASLDVGRRQVEIEGYEFVQRQVESAMAIRRAVTTHPLLRKYFKLVTAGDMIPEQYRESGMTSYFDPDQGWADVWDCWAKDEFVLDATRITLHVGATGWDGDTFKTKILMDKYGIQINKTSRNTVLFMTNIGTTRSSVAYLIEVLVEIAKELDDLMDDASKMEKRAFEKRVSNLSEHVPPLPDFSRFHDAFRCEAGTEAGDIRTAFFLSYDEDNCDYVEPDKEMLERLEAGEEMVSATFVIPYPPGFPILVPGQVISPEILKFMQELDVSEIHGFRADLGLRIFTEDALKSVKNP
- a CDS encoding biotin carboxylase encodes the protein MPKKVLKNISEIRRYFHTNKDPIYFVSATNFNLLGLDEWVMNFTYICYMDCFDGRHPNVFVPSEMPHDEFQSIEDINNYLLQHKEVIDLVKRRGGKPKFVFLMFDETTEKLVKELGGQLWFPKAKLRTKCDNKIETVRIGNKAGVPSVPNTLSVVKSYDHLKKICEKAGLGNDLVLQSAFGDSGHTTFFIKSEADFNKHKDEIIGEGEIKIMKRIDCRGAAIEACATSEGTIVGPLMTELVGFKELTPYRGGWCGNEIFSTAFPPKAREQARQLTFQFGEELRKSGYRGYFELDFLIDKKTDELWLGELNPRITGASSMTNHAAFAHADAPLFLFHLLEFSKKPFELDVEELNARWADPDMIDSWSQMVIKHTDDSVDRITQAPQSGIYKMLEDGRVVFDRFDYHRRAVGENEAFFLRISNVGDYRYEGADLGILVTRGRSMTKGFKLTDKSKKWIHGITSAYTAEPLPAAQPMEDPAFKIM